AGCAAGTATTCACCTTCGTAAATGGTGTTAGCACGGAACATTGGGAATACGAAGTCGCGCACAAATTCCTCGCGCAAATCTTCGATGTAGATTTCCTTAATACCCAACGCTTGAGCTTTCGCGCGAGCTGGTTCAACTTCTTCACCCTGACCCAAATCAGCGGTAAAGGTAACCACTTCACAGTTATACTCTTCTTGAAGCCACTTCGCGATTACTGAAGTATCCAGGCCGCCAGAATAGGCAAGCACTACCTTCTTCACGTCAGACATTATTTCTATTCTCCTCAACGAGATCGCGCTCCCACACCAATGCTATCAAACCAGTACATGGCGGCGCTAATAATTAAAAAAAGGGGCGCTTAGTGTAAGATTTCGACTCTTGCTTAGCAAGTAAAAAGCCCCGTTTCGCGTAGATTATTGGGCGAAACGGGGCTCTTTTTTAGCGGTTGCCTCCATAAAATGTATAGAGAAATTAGCCCGCATCGGCTTTTTCTAAACGTATCGTCACGCGTCGGTTACGCTCACGACCTTTCGAAGTATTGTTTGTTGTGGATGGGTAGCGTTCACCATGGTAGCGAGAAATGATTTTCTCGGCAGGAACACCTTTTTCAAGTAGATACGCCGTTACTTTTTCAGCGCGTACTTTTGACAATTCACGGTTATCACGTCGAGAACCAATCGCATCGGTATGACCATCAATATAAATGTACCCAACACTGGGATCAAAAGAAACATACAAAGCAACAAGATCCAAGCGAGCCCTAATTCGATCCGTGAGGTTCACACCATTAAGCGGGAATAAAGCCGCTGTTCGCGCAATTTGATCGTAATTCACTGGCAGCAAGCTAGACAAACAACGTCGGAATTCGCTGTACGCTGGCGCAAAGTTGATGTTCGATAAACCCACTTCGATGGTTTCTCGACTGTTTTCCCAAGCAGTTCCCGCCACCACGGGATGACGTCCTCTATCCAAGCTGGTCAGCATTCTCTCAGCCACTTTTCCGCCTACTTCGACCGTCAGTCCATAACCAGGATAAGGGAGAATTCCTAATGTCTCTGGTTTTACACCAGGAGACCAATCTGGTGCCTGAGAAATAATATAGATCTGACCTGGGCCTAATTTTTCATTCTGTGGTTGCAGAATGAATTTCATTGGCTCGCCCGCTTCTTTAATAAAATGACCTTCGCCATAATGGGGAACAGGGTGCGTTAAACTGCATGAAAAAATGTCGCCCGAAAGTAACCACTCAGAATCCGAAATACCTGATTGGTATTGCGTGAATGCGGTTGCCTGCCCAAATGAGGTGCAAGCAGTCAGTAAAAGTGTAGTGCGAATTAGAAGTTGTTGGGTAATTCCCATTTAGACATCTCGTTCAAGCATTATCAATTGTGTTATGATCCGATCCTATTGTACACCGTCACTGTTGATCAAGCGGCAGAATTAAGGACCTTCTTTTGTCAAACCATGAAATCAAAGATAGATTCCGCGGCTTCCTACCGGTAGTTATCGACGTAGAAACCGCAGGCTTTAATCAAAAAACCGATGCTTTACTAGAAATGGCCGCCAGTATCCTGCGAGTGGATGAAAATGGCGACTTATATATTTATGAAACATTGGAGTTTTTGATCAAGCCATTTGAAGGCGCTAACCTCGAAAAAGCAGCATTAGACTTTACAGGCATTGACCCTTTTGCGCCTGATAGACAAGATATGCCAGAAGGGGAAGCGCTGACTCAAATGTTTGCTAAAGTTCGTAAAGAATTAAAATCAGTGGGCTGTAAACGCGCCATTTTAGTGGGCCACAATGCCGCTTTCGACCACGGCTTTTTGAATGCAGCTATTGAGCGAGCAGACATTAAGCGCAACCCATTTCACCCTTTCTCTAGCTTTGATACAGCAAGTTTAGCGGGTTTGGTATTCGGGCAAACAGTATTAGCTAAGGCGTGTGAAGCCGCTTCAATACCTTTTAGCAATACTGAAGCTCATTCAGCGAAATACGATACAGAGAAAACCGCTGAATTATTCTGCGAAATAGTGAACAAATGGAAACGCCTTGGGGGCTGGCCTTTGATCGAAAATGAAGTAGAAGAAGAAGATGACATGGCCGCCATTTTTCATTCTGGAAAATAGCGCCACACTAAAAACGAACCTTATTTTTTAAGGTTCGTTTTTTCTTTATCCATATGGCGGGTTTCACTATGCAAGGAAAGCGAATTTTATTATTGATGTTAGGGTGGCTTTCCCTCATTACTGGCATTATTGGCATTTTCCTCCCCTTACTCCCCACCACCCCACTTGTCTTACTAGCGGCTTGGTGTTTTTCCAAATCCTCTGAACGATTCCACACTTGGTTACTTGGCCACAAACTTTTTGGTCCGATTATTCGTGATTGGCAATCTTCTGATGGCATCCCTAAACGATCAAGAAATCGCGCCATCTTTTTTATGTGGGCAGGCATGGCCGTGTCCATGTTTATTGTTTCACGCTTATGGGCAACCATTGGACTTGTGACTGTCGGTGTAGCCGTCAGTATTTATTTACTACGAATGCCAATACGAACAGAAAATACTGAACACGTTGAAAAGCCAAAAAACATAGAAGACAAACCCCATTAATCCTATCCACGGATACAATTTTTAAAAAGGCACGACACAATGAAACGTCGATATTTTCGAAATTTTGTCTTTTACCCATTCGCGGTTCTTACCGGCTTAATCACGGCGCTTTGGGTGGCGACGCCGTTTGTTGTAGAACATTATCTAATCGCTTATTTTCATCAACAAGGCGAAGATGCTTCTATTGGCAAACTGTCTGTTGATTTTTTCCCACCTAAAGTAGATTTGAAAAACATCACCATCAACAACAAAACCCAGGACACGCTGACACTAAAACGTGCTGTTTTCGAAGTTGAAATATTGCCACTGCTAACTAAGACCCTACACATATCAGAAGCAAAGATAGAAGGATTAAACCTGCTCGTTGCCCAGCAAGAAAACCATTGGATTGTCGCCGGAATTGATACCGCTCAATATCTTGCAAAAAATACACAAAACGAACCCAAAGCCGACGATACAGAACAAGAAGACGTTTCTCCAACGCGTTCGCCTTGGAAAATAAAACTGCCTACCTTTACCGTGACTGACAGTCAGGTGAATTTATCTCGCCAGCAGGATTTAGCAAAACCTGCTGAATCAGACACATTCCGCTTGTCGTCACTGTCTATTAAGCGTTTATCAGGCCATGAACTCAATTGGAAAGGAAATATTGCCTTGTCTGCGCTGGTTAACCAAGCGTCCTTGTCCATCAATAGCGACTTTGATTACACGCCAGAACAAGCCAATGCCGATATCAGCATAAAAAACCTACACCTCCCAATAGAAAGCTTTCATCATTTTCTACCATCGCCCTTTGATGAAGGTAAAGGGCAATTCAATCTGACAGGAAAATTCCAACTCCGTCAAAAACAAATAAATGGCGCGCCTGTATTTACAGTTAACAACCTAGATTTAGAAACGCAAGTAGACTCACTCGATCTGTATTTAAACGAAACAGACCACCTAGCGACACAATCCACCTCACTGACACTGACACAATCTAATATTGAGTATGTCTCTGCCAATCAATTGTCCATCACTGGGGCGATAACGCTTCAATCAGAGCAGTCACGCATCACACAAGCAGGTCAAGCGATGCAGTTTGGCCAGTTAAGCGTGAAGGCGCCGCTTGATATAAAACGTGATGTGCTTGATGGCGAACCGACATTGACGCTAAATAACTTAAATTTAGAGGCGCAAGTGAAAGCACTTGACCTAAATTTAAACGAAACAGACAGTCTTGCGACACAATCAACCTCGCTAAAGCTGACGCAATCTAATATTGAGTTTGTATCCGCCAATATATTGTCCGTCATTGGTGCGCTAGAACTCCAATCACAACAGTCTCGTTTCACACAAGCAGAACAAGTAATACAGTATGGTCAACTGAACATAAATACGCCGTTGGACATAAAGCGTGATGCACTGGGCCTTACGGCCAAAAGCGCCACAACCCAAATAGACATGACTGACGTGTCTGTTGCACTCGATAGCCTTGCGGTAGAAAACGGAACAACACAGATTGGCTTAAGTAATTTAACCGTTACTATGGATCCGCAAGAAACACTAACAGCGTCATTAACCGCTGAAATACAAAGCAATAAGTTATCGGTACGGCAAGCTGGCAACACCGCTAATTACGACGTTTTCAACCTGTCTAATACCCTTTCAGTAAGAAAGGAAGGCGATACTATCACCGCTAAAAATACGCAATTAGACATCAATATTAATGGTCTAAAAGCCACTCAAATTGACGGAAAACAATTGTCATTGGGTGCCGCAACCCTCACAGCAGAGCAATTAAACGTCAAGCAAGAAAACCAGCAACCGCCTCTTCTGGAAGGCGTTAATCTGAACTTTTCAAGTCAATTACTCGACAGCCTGTTAAGCAATGAAAAACGAGCTGCATCATGGAAAAGTGCGGACTTCAACAATCTTTCGTTTACTCAACAAGATCAAAAATTTGACGTCTCATTCGCTCAATTAAATGTCGCTGACTTATTGTTATCTCAGACGCTTTCAGACGAAAAGAACAAACAGCTACCTCCACTAAGCCACATCGGCAGCATCAAAATAAATTCAGTAGAAGCAAACCAAGATGGTGCCAGTATCAACACCATTGCCACAGATTCAGTCAATGTAAACCTTATTATTGACAAGCAAAAGCGCCTAGAAAATCTTGTATTTATAAAAGCAGATCAACAAAAAACGCCGCAGTCTTCACTAGAAAGTTCAAACACACCCAGAGAGAAAGACGTTGAAGACACCATTAACAAGCAAGATCCAGCGTTTAAGGCGCCGTATTACGTCATTTTAGAAGCCTATGACACAACAGGAACCTCCAGCATTAATGTGCAAGACAACAGCATTTCACCCACTTTGCTACGCTCATTAGAAATAGAGACGCTGTCATTACGAAAACTCAATACCAAGAATAAAGATCAAGCTACCGTATTGGCGCTCAGAGCACGCAATGGGAAATACGCCATATTACAAAGCGACATCACCATTTGGCCGCTGGCCGACAAACTCACCATGAAAAGTGAATTAATTATTAAAGAAGCGGAATTGCCACCCTACTCATCTTACATCGCCAATATTTTGGGCTATCAAATTGATTCTGGGCAGCTGGACTTGGATCTAAAACTCAACTCAGAAAACGGTGTGTTGGATGGTAACTCTCATATTCTATTAAGAGAGTTTGATTTAGGAGGACGCAAAGAAAGCAATTCAGTCATCAAAGCGGGCGCCATTCCTCTTAATATTGCGGTGAGCATTTTAAAAGACAGTAAGAACAATATTGATTTAGACATTCCACTTTCTGGCGACATCGATAACCCTGAGTTTGGCTGGCAAGACTTCTTACTCCT
This genomic stretch from Marinomonas primoryensis harbors:
- a CDS encoding flagellar protein MotY, which translates into the protein MGITQQLLIRTTLLLTACTSFGQATAFTQYQSGISDSEWLLSGDIFSCSLTHPVPHYGEGHFIKEAGEPMKFILQPQNEKLGPGQIYIISQAPDWSPGVKPETLGILPYPGYGLTVEVGGKVAERMLTSLDRGRHPVVAGTAWENSRETIEVGLSNINFAPAYSEFRRCLSSLLPVNYDQIARTAALFPLNGVNLTDRIRARLDLVALYVSFDPSVGYIYIDGHTDAIGSRRDNRELSKVRAEKVTAYLLEKGVPAEKIISRYHGERYPSTTNNTSKGRERNRRVTIRLEKADAG
- the rnt gene encoding ribonuclease T, with the translated sequence MSNHEIKDRFRGFLPVVIDVETAGFNQKTDALLEMAASILRVDENGDLYIYETLEFLIKPFEGANLEKAALDFTGIDPFAPDRQDMPEGEALTQMFAKVRKELKSVGCKRAILVGHNAAFDHGFLNAAIERADIKRNPFHPFSSFDTASLAGLVFGQTVLAKACEAASIPFSNTEAHSAKYDTEKTAELFCEIVNKWKRLGGWPLIENEVEEEDDMAAIFHSGK
- a CDS encoding YbaN family protein, with the protein product MQGKRILLLMLGWLSLITGIIGIFLPLLPTTPLVLLAAWCFSKSSERFHTWLLGHKLFGPIIRDWQSSDGIPKRSRNRAIFFMWAGMAVSMFIVSRLWATIGLVTVGVAVSIYLLRMPIRTENTEHVEKPKNIEDKPH
- a CDS encoding DUF748 domain-containing protein, which gives rise to MKRRYFRNFVFYPFAVLTGLITALWVATPFVVEHYLIAYFHQQGEDASIGKLSVDFFPPKVDLKNITINNKTQDTLTLKRAVFEVEILPLLTKTLHISEAKIEGLNLLVAQQENHWIVAGIDTAQYLAKNTQNEPKADDTEQEDVSPTRSPWKIKLPTFTVTDSQVNLSRQQDLAKPAESDTFRLSSLSIKRLSGHELNWKGNIALSALVNQASLSINSDFDYTPEQANADISIKNLHLPIESFHHFLPSPFDEGKGQFNLTGKFQLRQKQINGAPVFTVNNLDLETQVDSLDLYLNETDHLATQSTSLTLTQSNIEYVSANQLSITGAITLQSEQSRITQAGQAMQFGQLSVKAPLDIKRDVLDGEPTLTLNNLNLEAQVKALDLNLNETDSLATQSTSLKLTQSNIEFVSANILSVIGALELQSQQSRFTQAEQVIQYGQLNINTPLDIKRDALGLTAKSATTQIDMTDVSVALDSLAVENGTTQIGLSNLTVTMDPQETLTASLTAEIQSNKLSVRQAGNTANYDVFNLSNTLSVRKEGDTITAKNTQLDININGLKATQIDGKQLSLGAATLTAEQLNVKQENQQPPLLEGVNLNFSSQLLDSLLSNEKRAASWKSADFNNLSFTQQDQKFDVSFAQLNVADLLLSQTLSDEKNKQLPPLSHIGSIKINSVEANQDGASINTIATDSVNVNLIIDKQKRLENLVFIKADQQKTPQSSLESSNTPREKDVEDTINKQDPAFKAPYYVILEAYDTTGTSSINVQDNSISPTLLRSLEIETLSLRKLNTKNKDQATVLALRARNGKYAILQSDITIWPLADKLTMKSELIIKEAELPPYSSYIANILGYQIDSGQLDLDLKLNSENGVLDGNSHILLREFDLGGRKESNSVIKAGAIPLNIAVSILKDSKNNIDLDIPLSGDIDNPEFGWQDFLLLPVRKALFTASSSYLMQTFVPYANVISIAQFAGDQLLKIRVEPLLFEAKESNLNASQDVFIKQLIALMKDKKDSQLKACGVASYLDLGFDNPPVSIDDTAKDVAKNLAQDRAHYLKDHLVKEGISSSRIYLCSPEIDLSKSSKPRVELNF